A portion of the bacterium genome contains these proteins:
- a CDS encoding NCS2 family permease yields MIEKYFKFRERGTDLKTEIIAGITTFITMAYIIFVQPAVLSQGGMDFGAVMVATCFSSAIATLIMGLYANYPIALAPGMGENFYFVYTVILGMGIAWQKVLGAVFISGILFIILSLWKVREKLVENVPSSLQCGIAGGIGLFIALIGFIQSGIVQKGGVVLTMGNIYQKEVILSIIGLIIMGTLMALKVKGNILIGMIITAIIGICSGIIKYEGIIGKIPSIAPTFMKLDVIGALREGIFTVIFVFLFMDLFDTVGTAIGVGEAGGFIKNGKFPKVERVLLSDAVGTVVGAIFGTSTVTSYIESASGISVGGRTGFASVITAVLFLLSLFFYPFVKMIGTGIQTVGGITLYPVTAPALIIVGSLIIPTIRKIKWDDPTESIPAFLSFVGIPFTYNIGEGIAFGFISYFLLKLFTGKYRNLNPVVIIVAVAFILRFILLKN; encoded by the coding sequence ATGATTGAGAAATATTTTAAATTCAGAGAAAGGGGCACGGATTTAAAAACAGAAATTATCGCAGGAATTACAACTTTTATAACAATGGCATATATAATTTTTGTCCAGCCAGCGGTTTTATCACAAGGAGGAATGGATTTTGGAGCAGTTATGGTAGCAACATGTTTTTCATCCGCAATTGCGACTTTAATTATGGGTTTATATGCAAATTATCCAATTGCTCTTGCTCCTGGTATGGGAGAAAATTTTTATTTTGTTTATACTGTTATTCTTGGAATGGGCATTGCATGGCAAAAGGTTCTTGGAGCAGTTTTTATTTCTGGTATTCTTTTTATAATTCTTTCTCTCTGGAAAGTAAGAGAAAAACTTGTTGAGAATGTCCCTTCTTCTTTACAATGTGGAATAGCAGGTGGAATTGGTTTATTTATTGCATTAATTGGGTTTATACAGAGTGGAATTGTCCAGAAGGGCGGAGTTGTTTTAACAATGGGTAATATTTATCAAAAAGAAGTAATTTTGTCAATAATCGGACTTATAATAATGGGGACTCTTATGGCTTTAAAGGTAAAGGGAAACATTTTAATTGGAATGATTATAACTGCAATAATAGGAATTTGTTCAGGAATAATAAAGTATGAGGGGATAATTGGGAAAATTCCTTCTATTGCTCCAACATTCATGAAACTTGATGTTATTGGTGCTTTAAGAGAAGGGATTTTTACAGTAATTTTCGTTTTTCTTTTTATGGATTTATTTGATACTGTTGGAACAGCAATAGGAGTTGGAGAGGCGGGTGGATTTATAAAAAATGGGAAATTCCCAAAGGTTGAGAGAGTTTTATTATCAGATGCAGTAGGAACTGTTGTTGGTGCAATTTTTGGGACAAGTACAGTGACAAGTTATATTGAAAGTGCAAGTGGAATATCTGTTGGAGGGAGGACTGGTTTTGCTTCTGTAATCACTGCAGTTTTGTTTTTACTCTCTTTATTTTTCTATCCTTTTGTAAAGATGATTGGGACAGGAATTCAAACAGTTGGTGGTATAACCTTATATCCTGTAACAGCACCTGCTTTAATTATTGTTGGAAGTTTAATAATACCAACTATAAGAAAAATAAAATGGGATGACCCAACAGAATCAATTCCTGCCTTTCTTTCCTTTGTTGGAATTCCTTTCACATATAACATAGGAGAAGGAATTGCTTTTGGATTTATATCCTATTTCCTTTTAAAACTTTTCACAGGTAAATACAGAAATTTAAATCCTGTTGTTATTATTGTTGCAGTTGCTTTCATTTTAAGATTTATTCTTTTAAAAAATTAA
- a CDS encoding homoserine dehydrogenase → MKKKSINIGVIGCGTVGSSFIKKLISRKNIIKEKTGIEINILKVFDKDKGKLNQFKDISAESPDEIIENKNIDIVVELIGGTDYAYEFVTKAIKNGKSIVTANKALLSKYGKELFKKAKEKNVYIGFEGSVAGAIPIIKALKESFTGNKITKILGILNGTTNYILSEMYHKGIDFEKGIEEAKKLGYAEADPTLDIKGYDTLHKILILTYITYGELFSAEEIYVEGIDKIQTIDIKFASDFGYRIKLLGVCRKEKNQIEIRVHPALLPKTHLLSLVEGVNNAVYVEGDLIGKSLFYGEGAGGNAATSSVIGDVVDISKKIVSEGFVKENFVSEDIISLKPFEEIETKYYFRFTAIDKPGVLAKIAKILGDNDISILSVIQKQDNPEKAVPIVMLTHKAKEKNVKKAIKEIDKLDVIKNPTVFIRVEEDLM, encoded by the coding sequence GTTATTGGTTGTGGAACTGTTGGTTCAAGTTTTATAAAAAAATTAATTTCAAGAAAAAATATTATAAAAGAAAAAACAGGAATTGAGATAAATATTTTAAAAGTTTTTGATAAGGATAAAGGAAAACTCAATCAATTTAAAGATATCTCTGCTGAATCCCCTGATGAAATAATTGAAAATAAAAATATTGATATAGTCGTTGAATTAATCGGAGGAACAGATTATGCTTACGAATTTGTTACAAAGGCAATTAAAAATGGAAAATCTATTGTTACAGCAAATAAAGCATTATTATCAAAATATGGAAAGGAATTATTTAAAAAAGCGAAAGAAAAAAATGTATATATTGGTTTTGAAGGAAGTGTTGCAGGAGCAATACCAATTATAAAAGCATTAAAAGAAAGTTTTACAGGAAATAAAATAACAAAAATTCTTGGTATACTTAATGGAACAACAAATTATATCCTTTCAGAAATGTATCATAAGGGAATTGATTTTGAAAAAGGGATTGAGGAAGCAAAAAAACTTGGATATGCGGAAGCAGACCCAACTCTTGACATAAAAGGTTATGACACCCTTCACAAAATTTTAATACTTACATACATCACCTATGGAGAACTTTTTTCTGCTGAAGAAATTTATGTTGAAGGAATAGATAAAATACAAACAATTGATATAAAATTTGCGAGTGATTTTGGGTATAGAATTAAACTGCTTGGAGTATGTAGAAAAGAAAAAAATCAAATAGAAATAAGAGTTCACCCTGCTCTGCTTCCAAAAACTCATCTTTTATCTCTAGTTGAAGGTGTTAATAATGCTGTTTATGTTGAAGGTGATTTAATTGGAAAATCACTTTTTTATGGAGAAGGAGCAGGAGGAAATGCAGCAACTAGTTCTGTAATAGGTGACGTTGTGGATATAAGTAAAAAGATTGTTTCTGAAGGTTTTGTTAAAGAAAATTTTGTGTCAGAAGATATCATCTCTTTAAAACCATTTGAAGAAATTGAAACAAAATATTATTTCAGATTTACAGCAATTGATAAACCTGGAGTTCTTGCAAAAATAGCAAAAATTCTTGGAGATAATGATATAAGTATTTTATCTGTAATTCAAAAACAGGACAATCCAGAAAAAGCGGTTCCTATAGTAATGCTAACTCATAAAGCAAAGGAAAAAAATGTAAAAAAAGCAATAAAGGAAATAGATAAACTGGATGTAATAAAAAATCCCACTGTTTTTATAAGAGTTGAAGAAGACCTTATGTAG